In the genome of Methylomagnum ishizawai, the window GCCATCGACGAGGATCACCACGGCGGGGGCTCCGGTCTCGCAGTTCATGGACGCGCGGACCTCGACTTGGACGGATCGGCCTTTGTGGCGGTAGTGGGCCATTAGGATGCCCCCCTCAACTGGCCGCGCACGTCGATGATGACCGTGCCGTCGTCGTCGATTTGCAGGTGGTTGATGGTGCAATCGATTTCCATCACCTTGATCTGGCCGCTGCCGCCTTGCAGCCTCAGGCGCAATGGGTGATCGTCTTCCAAGGCCAGGGCGTATACCCGTTTCCGTAGCATGTCGAGCGTGATGATTTGGCCCATGGCTACGCCTCCCGGACCACGTCGGCGGAAACCTGCGGCACGCCCAGTTCGGCGGCGAGGTTCATACTGGCCGTCACCAGGTTGTTCACGGCCAGGGGATAGGTCAGGTCGACCGCCACTTGCCTACGCCCACCCGCGCTTTGGGTGGTGGTGAGCCGGGCGCGTAGGGCATCCACGGCATCCGGCGCGAATACGCCGGCCAGGGTCAATCCAGCGGCGGTGAACCGCGCCTCCAGGTAGCCCCGCAAGTCGTCGCCCAGTGGCGAGAGCGTGAGAAGCTCGCAGCGCTGGGTAATCTGGACCACGTCCGGGTTCAGCGGGTCGAGCCGGTTGGCCAGGGCGGGCTGGCCCATCAGGATGATGGAGAGCAGCCGCGCCCGGCCCGACTTGATTTCGTAGAAATCCTTGAGATGGTTCATCGTGAACTTGTGCAGCCGATGCGCGTCGTCGATCACCAGGGCGAACCGCTGGCCTTGGGCGTGCCGTTCGGCCAAGGCCCGCTGGACGCCCCAGGCGAAGCCGGTCAGGTTGGCCTGCCGCTTGGCCGATGGGTCGATGACATCCATGATGAAGTTCAGGATGTTGCGGGCTTTCAGCGGGGCACCCTTGTCGGAGTCGATGTCCATGCCGATGATGGGCGGGCGGATGATGGTGACGGGTAGCGCGTTGCGGCGGATTTGCTCCTCGCATTCGACGATCAAGGTGGTCTTGCCCGCGCCGGATTCGCCGACCATGGCCAGGAATCCGCCATTCCGCATCGCGCCCATCAGGGCTTCGCGGGCATAGCGGATATTGGGCGAGAGGAACATGTCCTCGTCGCGCTCGACATCCCCGAGCGGGGGGTTCATCAGCTTGAAGTGCTTGCGGGCCTGTGGCGACAGGCCGGATTTTCTCGGTAACATAGCGGTGTCCTCCGCGGACGTTGTGCTTGCTTCGGCTTGGGCGGCGGTTGCAGCCGCCGCCCAAAGCCCCTCGATCTCGGCCAGGGGAATCCCCCGGCCTTCCAAATAACCCTCGATCTGCTGCTTGATTGCCTCCTCCGGCGTCGCCGCCGGGAATTTGCCGTGGTTGATAAGCAGGCTCATGGCCGAAATGCCGAACGGTCGTCCGGCGTTGCGCCCGCCTTGCTGGGTCAGGGCGCGGCCCAATTCGGCGGGGCCGATGTTGTGCCGGCTAAGGGTCTCGCGCAGGTTCATAGTCCCGCCAGGTTTTCCAGTTCGTCGATCATCTGGTCGGCGACATCCTCGGACACGCCGCGTGCGGCCAGGAAACCCGCCCATTTTTCGTAATGCTCCTTCAGGAAATCGGCTATCAACAGGTATTCGGTTTCTTCCATAACTCCCTCTTACTTCACTACTTTCAAAACCGGCTTCTGTGCCGGGGCTTTTCCGCCCTGGAACTCTTCCAGGAGCGATTCGATGTCCGCCTCCGGCACGCCCTTGGGGTAGCGGCGTTGGAGGTCGGCGAAATGTTCGGCGGTCCAGGCATCGCCCATGCGGCCCTTGAGCAGCTTCGCGGCCTGGATGTGATTCAGGGGGATGAGTTCCAACCCAGGCGCGGTCAGCATTAAATCGACGGCGTGCTTCTTAATCCGGATGGGCGGTTCGGCCTCCTTCGCGGCCTTGCAGGGGTCGATCCTGCCATCGAAAGGGACGAAATCCTTGCGCCTACGCTTCTTCTCGTCTTCTTCCTGGGTGGCCGAGTTGCTGGCGAGCAGGGTGATTTCCTTGCGCAGCGTGTCCACCTCGGTGTCGGGGCGGCTCTTGTATTCCTGGCCGTAGCGGGCGGTGTCGGTATGGAATCCCCATTGCTCGTTGGCGGGATCGACCGTGCCGGTCACATCCTCCAGTTCGATCAGGGTCTCGCGGCCCTCGGCGTCCTCGACCAAGGCCATGGCGCATTCCAGGAAGGGATGCCAATGCACAGTCACCTTGCCGCGCGGGTAGGCACCGGGCACGCCGACCACGCTATAGGTACGGCCCTGGAACTCGATCCGCATCGCGTCGGAAATCTTGGGGGTCTTGGGGTCTTTGGTCGCCAATGAGAGCAGCACATCCATGGGCTGGGTGCGGACGAGGTGTTCCTCGCGGATGTGCATCCAGGCGTCCATCCGGGTCATGCCGTGGCGTCCCACCGTTTTGGTGGGGTCGCTGTTGTAGCGCAACTGGTAGGTCTGGGCCAGGGCGTTCAGGTCGTCGAACGACTTGATCGTGTGGCGCTGGAATTTCAGTCCCGACTCGAACCGCAATTCCACCCGCAATTGGCCGTTCTCCACCGAGCCGGTGGCGCGGGCGCGGCGCGGCTTGTGCGACCTCAATTCGATTCCCAGGCGGCGGCAGAATGTCTGTACCAGCCGGTTGTTGCCGATGCCGGGGTCCACATAGAGATGCTCGGGGCGTCCCTCGAACGGGTCGATGCCGGGGTCGGGCTTCGGGGCCATCGCCCAGCAGAGGAACTCGACGACATGCTCGCCGGATTCGCTGTGGCGGTAATAGCGCCAACGGGTCAGGTTGGTGGTGTGGTCGGTGAGGACGTAGCGGATCACGCGCCAACTGGCGATGGCCTCCAGATTGTGGGGCTTGTTCTTGTAGTGGACGGCCTCGTCGATCTCCTCGACCACCGCGCCGCCGTCATTGAGGTAGTAGAGGACACAGACCGAGGCGTCGATCTGCCACATATGGTTGGGATGCGGGGTGTTGAGCCCGTTGGCCGGCGCGGGGTTGCGCATCTGGTCCGGGTGCAGGTGATAGGCCCGCATGGCCTTGCGGATTTGTGAGATGGACAGCCGGAAAATCTCGCCGGTCTCGGGGTCGACCCGGCCCGCGATGATCTCGCCGTTGTCCCGCAGGACGGACACGGCCTCGTCCAGGGGCACGGCGCGGCGTTTGCCGTTCTTACGGTAGGTTTCCATGATGTAGGTCATGATGAGTTTGGCTTCTTCCAGGGTCAGGGCGCTCACGCCCGCCGCCGTCGCGCTGGCCTTGCCCTCCGGGGGCGTGCGCTTCTTGTTCTTGCGGCCCCGGATTTTCCGGGCCAGGGTGTTGAATGTGCCGCGAGAGACCCCGAGTTCCGCGCACGCCGCGTCGATGACGGCCTGCTTTTCGCCATGCGGGGTGGCGTCGAGCTTGTCGAGATAGCGGGTGACGATGACGGCGCGGCGCGGGTCCATCCTTATTCCCCTTGCTCGGCGGCTTTCTGCGCGTCGAAGTCGCGCAGGGTGGCTTCCCAGAGGGCTTTTTCGTCGTCGCCGGCGGCGGTGGCGAATATGCTGGGGGCGTCCTCGTCGGGGAGGATGTCGAGGTCGGTGGCGATGGCGCGGGTGATGGACATGATCCGCCCGAGCGCCTGGGCGATCACGGCGCGGCCATGCTCGGCCATGTGGTCGGTGTGGGTCGATTGGACGGCGAGGCAGTCGCGGAGGGCCAGCGTGCCGATATCGGTGTAGATCGCGAGGACGGTCGCGTCGAGTGCCTCCACGGCGGCGCGGGCCTCGGCCAGGGGGTCGGGCGGGTTGTTCTTCTTTTCTTCCAGTTGGTCTTGCAGGCCCATGATCGTCTCGGCCTGTTTGGCGATGAAGCCGTCCTTGGCGGCGAGGTCGGCCCGTGCGCCCGCCGCCCGCGCTTCCTCCTGGGCGAGGCGGGCTTCGAGCGTGGCTTTTTCCTTGGCAGCGGCTTTCCTCTCTTTGGCCCGCTCCTCCGCCTGCATGTCGATGATTCGCAGCAAGGCGGATTTATCGCCACTTTCGGCGGCTTCCTGGGCTTGCGCCTTGATTTCGTCGGGCAACTTCCGAAGGAGGCGCTTGTCATCTCGAAGCACGCCGAGGCGGTTCAATGCGTCGTGCGCCTTGTCACCGAATTCTTCAAAGGTCTTGATTTCCTCGTAAACGACGCTCGGGCTGGTATCGAGGGCGTTCTCCAGGTACTCAGAAAAATTTTTCGCGCCGCGAAAGATTCCAGGTTCGATCTCAATAGGTATGTGCTTGAAAAGCTTACGATCTTGTATTTCCTTGAGGATTTTTATTTCCGCGACCGCGAAAAATTTCCTAGCCCCCCCGGCCAGCATCGCCTGTCCATGAAGCTGGTTGGCTATGGCGCTTAGCTGGCTGGTGGCGGGGGTTTCTGGTTCGATGACTTGGGGCGTCACGTCGATGATCTGGTTCATTCGGGCTTCTCCTGGGTTTGTTTCCGGGGTTCTCCGAACGGGGTATCGCCGAAGATGTCGTTCCAAAACTGGGTGGCTCGTTTATTCCGCTCCTTGGCGGTAAAAACGGTGATATCCCATTCCTCTCCATGCCAACCCTCGTCGCCCATCTTTCTCGCGGTGACATCGACCGCCATTTTGAAAAAGTGACTGAGGTACACCCGCCCGTCCGGCGTCAGGTTCAAAAACCCGGTGGCCACCATGCGGCCCACATCGCCAGTGGCCTGTCGGTGGCTGATGCGTAGGGCTTTCGCTATCTCTTCGGTGCCGACGCGGGCGTGGTCGCTGGTGACGGCGACATATCGCAGGATTTCAAAAATCCGCTTGGTTTCGGTGAGTTGCATCGCTATTCCTCGGATTCATTGGTGGTCATGGGTTTCTAACGTTCTGGGCTGTTTCTGAATTAGGCATTGTTCGGCTGTTCGATAGGGGTTCCGGGTTTTTCCGGTGTGGTAGAGTTACCCCTACGTCCACCAACTTCCTTCCGCCCGCTAATGGGTTGGCCGTTCCCGTCGTAGCGGGAGGGCCAGATTTCCCAGGGCTTCACGCCGATAGCTTCCGCGATCAGGCGTTGCCCATGGGGCCAAGGGCCGCGCAGGCAGTTGCCCAGCGCCGTCCTTATATAGCCGTGGTGGATCGATAACCGGCTCAAGCTCCACTTCTCCGGGGTCTTGCGGAGCGCGGCCACGATGTCGGCCCGGTGCCAATCCGTCACAATTTTTTTGTGACTTATTTCCCTATCGCGTAGGGTTTTTTTCGTATTTACTGGTGTCTTCATGGCGATAAAGCTTAGTCATATGTGGATGTCGAGTCAAGCACATATGGATGTTATGGCTCGCATATCTGAATGGAGATTGTGGGGATGACAGCTACAGCAAGAAAATCAATGCCTTACATGGGCGATGAGCAACCAAAAACGAAGGTCGGACAGGGGTCTCCGTTCCTTTCTGATCTTGGTTCGCGCATAAATGAAGTGGCCGCAAAGGTAGGTGGCGCGAAAGTTCTTGCAGATATGGCTGGAATATCCGAGTCACAAATGCACCGCTACATCGCTGGAACCAGCGAGGCCACGGTGAGCAAATTGGTCGCTATTGCCAAATATGGTGGCGTCTCGGTTGCATGGTTGACCGGGGAAAGGCCAGTGAAAGAGCAGATTGCCACTGACCGTTTGGAGATAGCCTTGGATTTGCCGCGCTTGATGGATGCGGTGGAAACGGTGGAGGCGG includes:
- a CDS encoding ExeA family protein; the encoded protein is MNLRETLSRHNIGPAELGRALTQQGGRNAGRPFGISAMSLLINHGKFPAATPEEAIKQQIEGYLEGRGIPLAEIEGLWAAAATAAQAEASTTSAEDTAMLPRKSGLSPQARKHFKLMNPPLGDVERDEDMFLSPNIRYAREALMGAMRNGGFLAMVGESGAGKTTLIVECEEQIRRNALPVTIIRPPIIGMDIDSDKGAPLKARNILNFIMDVIDPSAKRQANLTGFAWGVQRALAERHAQGQRFALVIDDAHRLHKFTMNHLKDFYEIKSGRARLLSIILMGQPALANRLDPLNPDVVQITQRCELLTLSPLGDDLRGYLEARFTAAGLTLAGVFAPDAVDALRARLTTTQSAGGRRQVAVDLTYPLAVNNLVTASMNLAAELGVPQVSADVVREA
- a CDS encoding helix-turn-helix domain-containing protein — translated: MTDWHRADIVAALRKTPEKWSLSRLSIHHGYIRTALGNCLRGPWPHGQRLIAEAIGVKPWEIWPSRYDGNGQPISGRKEVGGRRGNSTTPEKPGTPIEQPNNA
- a CDS encoding helix-turn-helix domain-containing protein; protein product: MTATARKSMPYMGDEQPKTKVGQGSPFLSDLGSRINEVAAKVGGAKVLADMAGISESQMHRYIAGTSEATVSKLVAIAKYGGVSVAWLTGERPVKEQIATDRLEIALDLPRLMDAVETVEAGLQAAHRNMKPRPKAELVALVYQALEEEDTPTKLLRLVKDVIARTQQQSENAL